The DNA segment CGTGCCGCCTTAGACCAGCTCAATATCCCAGTAACATATATAGACGCTCATGTGGAACACCCTATGATGGAAGCTGTGGCACAGGCATACCACCTTGCACAGCCAGGGCAAACTGTTCTTCTAGCTCCTGCGTCTGCCTCGCAAGATCAATTTTTCAGTTACGGCGAACGCGGAGATAAGTTTGCGCAGGCCGTTGAAGAGCTTGTGACTGTTGGCGAGGAGGACTAATGACGACACACCGGCCAGCACACGATCTTGAGGACGCGGATCTTGCTCGGCGCAATGTCATTCTGCACTCATTGCTATTGATGGTAGCTTCGGCATTGATGCTCATTGCTATTGGCGTTTTTATGGTGTTTTCCGCTACCGCGCCATCATCAATTTCAGCAGTTGCTAACGACCCGACGACGCAGTTATTCTCCGTAGCTTTGCGTCAGTCAGTCTTTGCTGTGCTCGGTATCGTGGGTGCTATTGTGCTTGCCATAGTCCCGTTCCGATTCGTCAAACGTTTTTCACCACTTTTGCTCTTCCTAGGTATTTTCTTGCAAACATTAGTTTTGCTCCAAGACGGTGACGGCGTGGCAGGAAACAACAACTGGTTGCGTATCGGCGGCGCTGCCGTCCAGCCTTCGGAGTTTCTCAAACTGGCGCTCATCATATGGTTAGCTATGATGCTCGCTCGCTTATCGTTGGCAGAAATTCAAAGCTATAAAACGATCATCATCCCGGCACTCGGATTCGGAATTTCTATCGGCGTCGTTGTGATGGGCGGTGACGTGGGTACGGGCCTGGTGTTCGTGCTTATTGGTGGCGGAATGTTTTGGCTTTCTGGCATGCGCGCACGTCAGCTAGTCCCACCAGCATTCCTGTTCGGCTTTGCGGCAACTATTTTGGTTGTCATCCGTCCCTCACGCTTGTACCGTGTGGGTGATTATCTTGCGAATCTGTTTACGCTACCAGGAACAATCACACCCACCCAGTCTGACTATGCATTATTTGCGTTCGGCTCTGGTGGTGTTACTGGTGCCGGTATCGGTGCTGGGAAAGAGAAATGGCGGGATTTGGCAGAAGCTCACACCGATTTTATTTTCGCTGTTATTGGCGAAGAGTTGGGATTAATTGGTGTAGTGACGATCATTTTGCTTTTCCTAGCTCTTGGCTGGGCACTGTTGCGCATTGCTATGAACCACTATGATCGCTATGCACAGTTATTGGCAGTTGGTGCAGCACTATGGCTGTGTGGTCAAGCATTTGCAAATATGTGGGTTGTGGCTGGATTACTACCAGTGTTCGGTGTGCCGTTGCCGTTCGTTTCAATGGGTGGTTCGTCTATGATGGCTACCGTATGGATGTTAGGTGTTGTGGCCGCAACCGCGTTTGATGTTCCGGGCGTGAAAGAATCGTTTACTGCCCGACGTGGTCTTGTACGCCAAGCTCGAGCACTTATTCGGAGGAAGTAATGACTTTAAGTGTTGTGTTGTGTGGTGGCGGTACAGCCGGTCACGTCAATCCTTTGATTGCAACCGCGTCGGCAATTCGTTCGGCTGTTCCTGAGGCCCGCATTACTGCAGTCGGAACTACCGGGGGCTTGGAAAACGATCTCATTCCGGCAGCTCGCTTCGACCTGGAATTAGTAGAGCGGGCTCCTTTTCCGCGTCGTATCAACACCAACATGGTGACATTTCCATGGCGTTTTTTGCGTGCAGTGCGCCAAGGCAGGAAAATACTGCGGGACACTCAAGCATCTTGTGTGATTGGATTTGGCGGGTATGCTTCGTCGCCCCTGTATCGCGCGGCAGTGAAAGAAGGAATTCCGATTATTGTCCATGAGGCAAATGCGGTTCCCGGTATGGCTAACAAGTTAGGTGCCCAGCATGCGCGTGTTGTGGCGCTCACGTTCCCGTCCACGCCGCTCCGGGCAAAGAAAGGCGTTACGGTCACTGTCGGGTTGCCGTTGCGTTCCGCAATTTCGGAACTTGCAAATTCTGATGATTCGTCGCGACTTCGCCGTCGTCAAGTCGCAGCTCAACGCTTTGGATTAGACCCCCAGCGGCCCATCGTCGTCGTTTCTGGCGGTTCGCTCGGTGCTGTCAAACTTAACGAAACCATGCAAGAAGCAGGTCCTGATCTGCAGGCCCAGGTACTGCATATCACCGGAAAAGAAAAAGACCGGCCTGTACGTGACTCAGTAGGGGACAACCCAGATTATGTTGTTGTCGACTATGTGACAGATATGGAAGAAGTCTAT comes from the Arcanobacterium phocisimile genome and includes:
- a CDS encoding UDP-N-acetylglucosamine--N-acetylmuramyl-(pentapeptide) pyrophosphoryl-undecaprenol N-acetylglucosamine transferase is translated as MTLSVVLCGGGTAGHVNPLIATASAIRSAVPEARITAVGTTGGLENDLIPAARFDLELVERAPFPRRINTNMVTFPWRFLRAVRQGRKILRDTQASCVIGFGGYASSPLYRAAVKEGIPIIVHEANAVPGMANKLGAQHARVVALTFPSTPLRAKKGVTVTVGLPLRSAISELANSDDSSRLRRRQVAAQRFGLDPQRPIVVVSGGSLGAVKLNETMQEAGPDLQAQVLHITGKEKDRPVRDSVGDNPDYVVVDYVTDMEEVYALADVLIARSGAGMVSEASSLGIPTVFVPLPIGNGEQAKNAKDVVDVGGGVLVDNSDFTPEWVREHVPALLETDRRQHMSQQARSVAPSDAATKLAQFAIEIAGE
- a CDS encoding FtsW/RodA/SpoVE family cell cycle protein; its protein translation is MTTHRPAHDLEDADLARRNVILHSLLLMVASALMLIAIGVFMVFSATAPSSISAVANDPTTQLFSVALRQSVFAVLGIVGAIVLAIVPFRFVKRFSPLLLFLGIFLQTLVLLQDGDGVAGNNNWLRIGGAAVQPSEFLKLALIIWLAMMLARLSLAEIQSYKTIIIPALGFGISIGVVVMGGDVGTGLVFVLIGGGMFWLSGMRARQLVPPAFLFGFAATILVVIRPSRLYRVGDYLANLFTLPGTITPTQSDYALFAFGSGGVTGAGIGAGKEKWRDLAEAHTDFIFAVIGEELGLIGVVTIILLFLALGWALLRIAMNHYDRYAQLLAVGAALWLCGQAFANMWVVAGLLPVFGVPLPFVSMGGSSMMATVWMLGVVAATAFDVPGVKESFTARRGLVRQARALIRRK